From a single Brassica rapa cultivar Chiifu-401-42 chromosome A01, CAAS_Brap_v3.01, whole genome shotgun sequence genomic region:
- the LOC117132479 gene encoding uncharacterized protein LOC117132479: MALEWTIPAILDFVFARSIPSASSSLFVMDSPRANRDHYENPYYLHSSDHAGLVLVSDRLTSGAEFHSWRRSVRMALNVRNKLGFIDGSIPKPPDNHRDSGSWSRCNDMVATWLLNSVSKKIGQSLLFMSTAEAIWKNILSRFKQDDAPRVYEIEQQLSSIQQGSMDVSAYYTALVTLWEEHKNYVELPVCSCGKCECNAAELWERLQQRSRVTKFLMGLNESYESTRRHILMLKPIPTIEDVFNMVTQDERQRGIKPSTTSVPVALQASGPAESLPTIAVVAPDHSAFAATHNNSGYRPKQRLLCTYCNQLGHVVDKCFRVHGYPPGHKYNKSSHPNAGFAPRGQNNYQQRPVQQQNSSYFAPQQQNSQRANAIVQPAPSSVSSPLDASHLQSLLQQLQAYVQPSVNAVSSAQSSINENGYMAPQSTSGIIPFPSTSLKFQNHILTFQNQCLSTLSNTLASDAWIIDSGATTHVCSDLNLFTNTSSVLGVTVSLPNGVHEPITHIGTVHISSSIILQNESIQGLMIGRGKLLQNLYVLETDSIAPLSFCGSLQVDGNLWHQRLGHPSASKLKQLSGTVSVSPFDLIHFDVWGLFSIESVEEFVNHVSTQYHSAIKVIRSDNAPELAFTQLVKQHAYWSDCVCTAVYLINRIPSVLLANKSPYELLMKKVPDYSHLKSFGCLCYVSTLPKDRNKFTARADAYDKLHDCSHIPNIFDNTILPLPVPMFVDSAPPVHLETQSPRHDPVVVEIVPISTGQGSLVGGRPRRNVKAPKYLSQYHCALARVSLPTTLDTCSIPSLPSSTPYPLSSVITYSNFTPLYQSYILSYSLETEPTSFKQAMLSPNFKKATNEELQAMEANHTWTVESLPPGKNVVGCKWVYTIKYKADGTIERYKARLVAKGYTQKEGVDFTDTFSPVAKLASVKLLLALAAIQG, translated from the exons ATGGCATTGGAGTGGACG ATTCCTGCGATTCTTGATTTCGTTTTCGCGAGATCGATTCcgtcagcttcttcttctttgttcgtaATGGATTCTCCTCGCGCAAACAGAGATCATTACGAAAATCCATACTATCTTCATAGCTCGGATCACGCGGGCCTTGTGCTTGTCTCCGATCGTCTTACATCTGGAGCTGAGTTCCATTCATGGCGTCGCTCAGTTCGAATGGCGCTCAACGTCCGCAACAAACTGGGATTCATTGACGGTAGCATTCCTAAACCCCCTGATAACCATCGCGATTCGGGATCTTGGTCTAGATGCAATGATATGGTTGCTACTTGGCTATTAAATTCTGTTTCCAAGAAGATAGGTCAGAGTCTATTGTTCATGTCTACTGCTGAGGCTATTTGGAAGAACATCCTTTCTCGTTTCAAACAGGATGATGCTCCACGGGTTTATGAGATTGAACAACAGCTAAGCTCGATTCAGCAGGGTTCAATGGACGTTAGTGCCTATTACACAGCTTTGGTTACTCTATGGGAAGAGCATAAGAACTATGTTGAATTGCCTGTGTGTTCCTGTGGCAAGTGTGAGTGTAATGCGGCTGAGCTATGGGAACGTCTTCAACAGCGAAGCAGAGTCACGAAGTTCTTGATGGGGCTTAATGAGTCTTATGAGTCTACTCGTCGTCACATCTTGATGCTGAAACCAATACCGACCATTGAAGATGTGTTCAATATGGTGACTCAAGATGAGCGTCAACGAGGGATCAAACCAAGTACTACTTCAGTACCTGTTGCCCTCCAAGCTTCAGGACCAGCAGAGAGTCTTCCTACTATTGCTGTTGTTGCTCCTGATCACTCTGCCTTTGCTGCTACTCACAATAACTCAGGCTATCGTCCCAAACAACGGCTTTTATGTACTTACTGTAATCAACTTGGACATGTCGTTGATAAATGCTTTCGTGTCCATGGATATCCTCCTGGTCACAAGTATAACAAGTCTTCTCATCCCAATGCTGGCTTTGCTCCTCGAGGACAGAACAACTATCAACAGCGACCGGTTCAGCAGCAAAACAGTTCGTACTTTGCACCTCAACAGCAGAACTCTCAACGTGCAAATGCCATTGTACAACCTGCTCCGTCGTCTGTTTCTTCTCCTCTGGATGCTTCTCATCTTCAGTCCTTACTTCAGCAATTGCAAGCGTATGTTCAACCTTCAGTGAATGCAGTTTCGAGTGCGCAGTCTTCTATCAATGAGAATGGATACATGGCACCTCAATCTACCTCTGGTATTATTCCTTTTCCATCTACTAGCCTTAAATTTCAAAACCATATCCTTACTTTTCAAAATCAGTGTCTTTCTACCCTCTCGAATACACTAGCTAGTGATGCTTGGATTATTGACAGTGGCGCCACGACACATGTGTGCTCGGATCTCAACCTTTTTACCAATACTTCATCTGTACTTGGCGTTACAGTCTCTCTTCCTAATGGGGTCCATGAGCCTATTACTCATATAGGAACTGTGCATATCTCTTCCTCGATTATACTACAAAAT GAGTCTATTCAGGGCTTGATGATTGGTAGAGGAAAACTTCTTCAAAATCTATACGTTCTTGAGACTGATAGCATTGCACCTTTGTCGTTCTGTGGATCCTTGCAAGTCGATGGAAATCTATGGCATCAACGCCTTGGACATCCATCAGCTTCCAAGTTAAAGCAACTGTCTGG TACAGTGTCTGTTTCACCTTTTGACTTGATCCATTTCGATGTTTGGGGTCTTTTCTCTATCGAGTCTGTTGAAG AGTTTGTTAATCATGTTTCTACTCAATATCATTCTGCTATTAAAGTCATCCGCAGTGACAATGCTCCTGAACTAGCATTCACTCAACTTGTTAAACAACATG CTTACTGGAGTGATTGTGTGTGTACTGCTGTGTATCTCATCAATAGGATACCTTCTGTGTTACTAGCTAACAAGTCTCCTTATGAGCTATTGATGAAGAAGGTTCCTGATTACTCTCACTTAAAATCCTTTGGCTGTCTTTGTTATGTCTCTACTTTACCTAAGGATAGAAACAAATTCACTGCTCGTGCTGATGCTT ATGATAAACTTCATGATTGCTCTCACATTCCTAATATCTTTGACAATACTATCTTGCCATTGCCTGTTCCTATGTTTGTTGATAGTGCTCCTCCTGTGCATTTAGAAACACAATCACCTAGGCATGACCCTGTTGTTGTTGAGATTGTTCCAATAAGTACAGGTCAAGGAAGTCTTGTAGGTGGCAGACCGAGACGCAATGTCAAAGCTCCAAAGTACTTATCCCAGTATCACTGTGCTCTTGCGCGTGTCTCTCTTCCTACTACCCTTGATACCTGTTCGATCCCATCTTTACCATCTTCCACGCCTTATCCTCTTTCCTCTGTTATTACCTATTCCAATTTCACACCCCTTTATCAGTCCTATATCCTTTCATACTCCCTTGAAACAGAACCCACCTCTTTTAAACAAGCCATGTTATCCCCCAATTTTAAGAAGGCTACAAACGAGGAACTGCAGGCCATGGAAGCGAATCATACCTGGACTGTTGAATCATTGCCTCCGGGGAAGAATGTAGTTGGATGCAAATGGGTATATACTATCAAATACAAAGCTGATGGTACGATTGAGCGGTATAAAGCTCGCCTGGTTGCCAAAGGTTACACACAGAAAGAAGGTGTTGACTTCACTGACACGTTTTCTCCTGTTGCTAAGCTTGCGAGTGTCAAGCTCCTTCTGGCTCTTGCTGCGATACAAGGATAG
- the LOC103856240 gene encoding glucan endo-1,3-beta-glucosidase 14 — MTSRTFTRLPNLINVLLLLSLVFSGNILQSVTSLGINYGQVGNNLPSPDKVINLLRSLRITKTRIYDSNPQILSAFANSNIEIIVTIENQVLTLLQDPQQALQWVDSHIKPYIPATRITGIMVGNELFTDEDSSLIGYMMPAMINIHKALVQLGLDRYVQVSSPSSLAVLAESYPPSAGSFKPEVSSVMQQLLQFLEATRSPFWINAYPYFAYKDNPDKIPIDYVLFNRNVGMTDPNTRLHYDNMMYAQVDALAFAAAKLGYRNIEVRVAETGWPSKGDAGEVGASPANAATYNRNLMMRQFAGEGTPARRNSRLDVYIFALFNEDMKPGPTSEKNYGIFRPDGSLAYNLGFSTMSTTTANSESVTYSSSATEAMNRATTTLECWTILILAMIQVVISRLF, encoded by the exons ATGACATCAAGAACATTCACAAGACTTCCTAATCTCATTAACGTTCTTCTCCTGCTTTCTCTCGTTTTCTCAG GGAATATACTACAAAGTGTAACGTCTCTTGGCATCAACTACGGACAAGTCGGGAACAATTTGCCTTCACCGGATAAAGTTATTAACCTCTTAAGATCTCTAAGGATCACCAAAACAAGAATCTACGATAGTAATCCTCAAATTCTTAGTGCCTTTGCAAATTCAAACATAGAGATCATCGTCACCATCGAAAATCAAGTTTTAACCTTGTTACAAGATCCTCAACAAGCTCTCCAATGGGTGGATTCTCACATCAAACCATATATCCCGGCCACAAGGATCACCGGGATCATGGTCGGAAACGAGCTTTTCACCGACGAAGACTCTAGTTTAATCGG ATACATGATGCCGGCGATGATAAACATCCACAAAGCCTTGGTCCAATTAGGTTTAGACAGATACGTTCAAGTCTCCTCTCCAAGCTCCCTCGCCGTCCTTGCCGAATCTTATCCTCCATCAGCCGGAAGTTTCAAGCCGGAGGTTTCCTCCGTGATGCAACAACTTCTTCAATTTTTAGAAGCCACGAGATCTCCCTTTTGGATCAATGCTTACCCTTACTTTGCCTACAAAGACAACCCCGACAAAATCCCCATCGACTACGTCCTATTCAACCGTAACGTCGGCATGACCGATCCGAACACAAGGCTACATTACGACAACATGATGTATGCTCAAGTAGACGCGCTTGCTTTCGCTGCTGCGAAACTAGGGTACCGTAACATAGAAGTTAGGGTTGCCGAAACAGGGTGGCCATCAAAAGGAGACGCTGGAGAGGTTGGAGCGTCTCCTGCGAATGCTGCCACGTATAATAGGAATCTTATGATGAGACAATTCGCCGGAGAAGGCACTCCGGCTAGACGAAACTCGAGGCTAGATGTTTATATATTTGCCTTGTTCAATGAAGATATGAAACCTGGTCCTACTTCTGAGAAGAACTATGGGATATTTCGACCCGATGGATCATTGGCTTACAATTTGGGATTCTCTACGATGTCTACGACGACTGCAAATTCAGAATCTGTCACTTATTCATCATCTGCCACTGAG GCAATGAATAGGGCCACGACGACCTTGGAGTGTTGGACAATTTTGATATTGGCGATGATTCAAGTTGTAATATCAAGACTATTTTAG